GTTCCGAACAACTTGACATTCGGAAGGTTTTTGGTGTATGGAAACTCTTTTTCAGGGATTTTGTAGTTGGCTTTTTTGTAGCCGGTCTCCTCCATCTCGAGGATGGTTTTGATGTCAATCCCAATGTTGTAGCCGGTTGGAATTTTCATCACAATATGTTGATCGTCATCATTTTCGGAGCGCGGTAAAATAGTGCCCGCAAACGGCCCGCGGGTAGTATTCACTTTAGCCTGCCCCCAAACCCGCACATTGTATTTTTTCAATGTTTCGAGCGCTCCCCCTTTGTATCCCTGAAAAATGTCTTCGTTCATGCTTTTCCTTTAGTTTTTTTGATTGCTAATATTTCGGATTATCCGGGATAATTATTATTCAAAAACGCATTGATATTCCCTTCCACTCTTTTCAGCACAGCCGAAACATCGGCTTTTTGAAATTTCTCGCCGGTAATCTTTTCGTAGAGCTCGATGTAGCGTTCCGAAATTGAAGTGACAATGGCTTCGGTCATTTCGGGAACCTGCTGACCAGGGTCGCCCTTGAAGTTATTGGCCATCAGCCATTCACGTACGAACTCCTTTGAAAGTTGCTTTTGAGCCTCACCTTTGGCCTGCCTTTCTTCGTAACCTTCAAGGTAAAAATACCGCGATGAGTCGGGTGTATGGATTTCGTCAATCAGGTAGATTTTCCCGTCTTTTTTCCCAAATTCATACTTTGTATCCACGAGAATAAGCCCCTTTTGCGCAGCAATCTCGGTACCACGTTTGAATAGATCGAGTGTGTATTTTTCCAAAAGCTGGTAATCTTCATCCGAAACCAATCCCTGGTTGATGATTTCTTCGCGCGTGATGTCCTCATCGTGGCCGGTTTGTGCTTTTGTTGTGGGGGTGATGATTGGTTCGGGGAAGCGCTCGTGCTCTTTCATTCCATCGGGAACGGGAACGCCGCAAATT
Above is a window of Bacteroidales bacterium DNA encoding:
- a CDS encoding Glu-tRNA(Gln) amidotransferase GatDE subunit D; its protein translation is MNEDIFQGYKGGALETLKKYNVRVWGQAKVNTTRGPFAGTILPRSENDDDQHIVMKIPTGYNIGIDIKTILEMEETGYKKANYKIPEKEFPYTKNLPNVKLFGT
- a CDS encoding phosphoribosylaminoimidazolesuccinocarboxamide synthase, whose product is METITKTNFSFSGQKSLYTGKVRDVYNINDELLVMIATDRISAFDVVLPEGIPFKGQVLNQIAARFLDATADIVPNWKIAVPDPMVTVGVYCDPFPVEMIIRGYLTGSSWRTYQKGAREICGVPVPDGMKEHERFPEPIITPTTKAQTGHDEDITREEIINQGLVSDEDYQLLEKYTLDLFKRGTEIAAQKGLILVDTKYEFGKKDGKIYLIDEIHTPDSSRYFYLEGYEERQAKGEAQKQLSKEFVREWLMANNFKGDPGQQVPEMTEAIVTSISERYIELYEKITGEKFQKADVSAVLKRVEGNINAFLNNNYPG